CCAACGACATCTATCAGGATGGTTCGTCGCCGATGTATCGCGATAAAGAGGGTACGCTTTGGGCCATGAGCGGGCACACCCACCTGGGACACATCGGCATGTTCAAAGGCAGTTGCCTGGACGACCTGAAAGAGGTCTATCCGATCAAAACCAATTTTAAAACCGGCGCTGCGGGCGAGGCGTTCGATGGCGTGCGCTATCCCGAGGGGGTGATGTCGCGCGGATCCATCTGGCCATTCGGCCTGTACATCTGTCCGGTCACCAACCGCTTTTTCTGCTTTTTCCACAATGAGACGGGCTGGAACGGGCAGGGCACCGGCTATACCATCTACGGGCTGAAGGATGGTGAGCCCGATTTCCGTCACATCGGTTTGATGCACTCGGACAACAGTGGCAAAACTTGGGACTTTGACCGCTGGGTGCTGACCGCGGAGCAAGTGGGTTACAGCGAGATCTATCGCCCCGACGGAATTGAGCACGGGGGTCAACCGGCCGGAAAGATCTGCTGCGGCGCCGGTGATTTCTCCATCTTTATCGAGCCGGAAGGGGACTATATCTATCTCTTTTACAATTTGCTGTATTACGATTCGTTTAAAAAATGCTGGAGCGATTGCAGCGCCTATGTCGCCCGCACCCGCAAACGGACGGACGGCTGCATGGGCGATATGGTCAAATATTATAACGGCAGTTTCTGCGAACCGGGCAACCTTGGCAAAGCAAGCAAAATCGTGGAGAACATCTGGCATCCCCAGGTGATCTATAGCAAAAGCCTCGACGCTTACATCCTGGCCGGCGTGGTGTTCGATGTGAAAAACAACCGACGCAGAATCCTGGAGATGCGTACCAGCCGCGACCTGATCCACTGGAGTGAGCCCTTTGAGCCGGCTGGCAACGGGGACGAGTTCCACCGCCACTATTTCACTGTTGTGTCCACCGCCTCCAGCGGATCGCACAATGTGGTGGAGGACCATTTCAGCGTGCTCGGCTGCGACAACGGCACGAATGTGAAAAGGCATGACGTGACCTTTGAATGATAATCCTGACGACTGCGGAAAACACGATTCTGGAAAAAGGAGCTTCTTATGGTTGCTGTATTGCTTTTCCTCATTGCTCTGGTAACAGGTTCCGTTGACGCTGTTGTCGCTCAGCCCATCGCAACAGTCCTTGTGGCGGCACACAACTCTTCGCCCTCCGCCCGATCGACGGCAGATTATGTCTGCGATGGCGAAGGGGATCAGGAGGAGATCAACGCCGCCCTGACGAGCCTGCCGCCGGCAGGATGCCTGGTGTTCCTCATGGAAGGCACGTATGATATTCGTAAAGTGGGAGGAACCCTGGGCGGCATCCTGATCCAAAGAAGCCATGTGACTCTGGCCGGCGCCGGCCCGGCCACGCGGCTGGTACTGGCGCCGCATCAGAACACCAACGTCATTCGCATTATCGGCCGCGACGTAGGCTGCATCACCATCCGCGATCTGCAGGTGGACGCCAACCGCGAGCACAACGCAGAGGGCAAAGGCGATCCGAAAAAATCTCACGACCGTTTCGAGTTCTGCGGCATCAAGGCGTTCTGTGGATGGCCCGGGGATTCCGGTGTATCGCCTACTCACGACATCACGGTTGAGAACACCACGGTACGCAACGCCCAGCGGCTGGGCATCATGCTGGAAGGACCGAACATGAAGGTCATTGGCAACACGCTGGGAAATGCGGGCTCAGATGTGGTAGAAATATTGACCGGGCCGGGAGAGATCCGCGGCAACCTGGTCGAGATCACCGGCCCAACCCACGTAGCCATCGGCAGCGACTGCGCCAATTCCATCCTCATGAGCGACAATATCGTGCACATTAAACCGGGCGGCCGACTTGACATCGCCTTTCGCTCCTGGAAGGGTTCGCAACGCCATGTGATCGCCAACAACATCGTGACCGTGGATTCCGCGGGCGTCTGCACCCAGGCCATCGATGCACGCGGCTCGCACACGGTGATCACCGGCAACTGCCTTCAATCCATCAACTGCGCACCGCTCACTCGCCTGACTGTCAGCGGCGGAGATGCGCTCATCAGCGCCAATGTGCTCGAAAACATCACGATCGAAATCAATGATCTCAGCGGCGAGAACAAACCCATCATCCTTGGACCCAATCTGCTGGACAACACGACCATTAATCACAAGGCCGGCCATCTGATACAAACTAATTGAGGCAACGCCCCTCTGTCGCTGGCCAAATGCGCCGACAACTCGAGGCTTTTACCGCTAGAATCGCTGGGAACGCACAGCGAGCGGATGCGCATGGCCTTCAGCGCGGGTGAAGCAAAGTGAACCGTGCTCGCCCAGAGATCGATGTGATCGTTTTTTATACTTGAATTTCACATTTTGAACGCCTACCTTGACGGCGAATTGAGCAACCGATCCATTTTATGGGGTTTGATCATGTACCCAACCAAGATCGCCAAACCGATATTCGTGGTTTCTCTGGCAGACATTCTGTTCCTGCAGGGCTGCGGCGCTGCCAAGAAGCAGATCCTGCCGGCAAGTCTCAGACAGCCTAAAATTGGGCTGGTTCTGGGCGGCGGCGCCTCACGGGGCTTTGCCCATGTCGGCGTGCTCAGAGCCTTGGAGCAGGAAAAGATTCCGATCGACCTGATCGTCGGCACCTCGGTCGGCAGCCTGATCGGCGCGATTTACGCCGCCAACCCCAACAGCTTTGAGCTGGAGTGGATGGCCTTTGAGCTGGAGAAGGACGATATCTTTGATTTCTCCCTGCTTTCGTCCCGTACTGGTCCGATCAAGGGCGACAAGCTGGAAAAATTCGTCGTCAAGCACGTTAAAGCTAGAAATATAGAGGACATGAAGATCCCGTTCTACGCCGTGGCCTGCGACCTTAACACCGGCGAACCGGTGGTTTTTGACAAAGGCCCTGCGGAAATCGCCGTGCGTGCCTCCTCCTCCATCCCCGGTGTGTTTACCCCTTTGAACATCAAGGAACGAATCGTGGTGGATGGAGGGGTGATCGGCAGCGTCTCGCCCGAGACCGCCAGGCAAAAGGGCGCGGATATCGTCATCGTGGTGAACATCGGCAAGAACATCACCAATTATGAGACCGGCAACATCATCCAGATCACGCTTCAGGCCATCGATATCATGGGCCATCGGATCGACCAATATAAGAACAAAGACGCCGACGTTCTGATCGAGCCGGAAGTAGGCAACGTCGGCACCATGGATTTTTCCAAGAAAAAAGAGCTCATGCTGGCCGGCATCAAGGCCGGACAGGCGGCTATCCCAGCCATTCATAAAGCGATCGAGGATTTCAAGGCCGGACGGCTCGGCCAGAACTGATCGCGACCGGCGACGTGCAGCGCGAATGCCGTTGCGCACTTTTATCTTGATTTTCAGATGTTGATTGGCTATTTTGTATCAGGGCGGAAGAGAGGGCGGAAGTGAAGAGAGCGTCCATCGTGTTCCGGCGGCCTGTGTAAAAGCCGCGGGACAATCCCCTGACTGGCTGTAGGCGGGAAGATGAGCTCCCTGACCAGATCATCATGACTTTGCATTATCCCCGGATCCGGCAGCCTAGTTGGTACACGCTCCAGACTATTCATTTACCTCCTTCCTTATCATTTCTCCTCATTTATTTGGCAGCACGCCGAAAATCGGTAGAATGCTCCCATTCTACCATCGCAGAGGAGTATATTTTGCCGATACCGTCATTCATACCAGTATCCTCAAAACAAAGGATTCTGCCATGGAACGCCATCGGCATGATCGGATAAGCCAACCCGCATTATGACTGTCATCAGCGTAAAGGAGGAAAAAACATCACAGAAATTTAGGTGGGTAAAGAGAGCTGAAACCAGCCTCTCTGCCATTCTTCAGGATCTGTAACCCCCAGAGAGGTTGAAAGATTTTGCACCACCTGAGGTACCCTGTTTTACTCAAAGAGCAAATAGCCGGACAAAAAAAAACAATCTACAGGAGGACACTATGAAGAAGGTTCTATTGGTACTGTTTATCATCGTTTTGGCAGCCTCTCTGGTTCAGGCGGCCGACGACATTCGTCCCAAATGCAAAAAAGGCGACAGATCCCTGCTGTTCAGTTTTAACGGCGTCAGTGGGCTTTTGCTAAATGGCCTTGGAAGCATTTTTGGCGGCGAGGGCGGAGACGGGGATCTGGCGGGACTCCAAGGTCATCCGAATTTGAACACCTCCACCCTCTATTCTCCCGGCGTGGGCGGATTGTACTATATGAGCGATTACACCGCCCTGCGTTTCGGCATCGGCTATGCCAATGTTAAAAACGCCGAAGATGAGGACGGCGATGTGACCGACTCCAACGCGATGATGGCGATCTCAGCCGGCCTGCAGTATCACATCGCCACGGCCACTGCGGTATCCATCTACACCGGCGGTGAATTCTATTACGGCACCCTGAGCGCAACGGCGGAAGACAAAGACGCTGAGACCGAAAGCACTACCTCCTACAACGGCATCGGCGTCGCCGGATTGATCGGCGCCCAGTTTTATCCGTGGAAGAACGTCAGCCTTGACATGGAGTATCAAATCGGCTACGCCTCTTTTTCGTCGAGCGGTGAATACACCATTGGCGACGACTCGGATGACTGGAAAGGCGGCTCTACCACCGTGATGGGCATTTCCAACTGGGGCATCACCCTGAACATCCATTTCTAGTTCCATTCCAGAAATTTACGCTGCAAAGCCGTCTCGAATCCGAGACGGCTTTTTTTGCTTCCTTGCCGCCGATGTCATCGGCTGGCTGAGGATGCAGCCCCGAGGCTGAATCGCGGGGCCGAACAATTTTCATCGCTTGGTGCTTTCTATCGACGCGCAAGGGAAGCGTTCTCGGATTTATTCAGCGGATGAAGAACTTAACCTGGGTTCAACCCCGTTCGTTTAATCGATGGTCAAGTAAAGTCCGTTCGGTTCATTATCATACCAGAGCCGTAAGGTCCTGCTGGAGTCATGCCACTCCTGTCTAAAGACCACCGGGCCGGTCGTTTTGATCAGGCTGACGGATTTCGGAGGATGCGGCAGATAGATGCGCGCGACCCCTTTGCATTTGGCCGGACCGCTGAGCGTGCACTCGAATAGATGATGATCGTGTTTTTCATCATAACAGCGGGAAGCAGCCGCCAGCACGGCAGGCTTTGAGGCGGCGAACCGGGTCAAATTGAACAACAGGGCCGTCTCACCCGGCGCGACCTGTTTCTGCGGCAAGACCGGCAGCTGCGGATCGTACAAATCGATCACTGGACCAGGCACCGTATAGATCGAGTCTGTGACGCTCTCTTTCATCACCGCAACGACATCATAAACGTCACGCCGCAGATGCAGCCAGTTCTTTTTCTGAATCGGAGGCAACTGCTTTGCGGCAAGGGCGTCGCTGACCAGACGCTGCACCACGGATCCGTTTTTCCGCATCACCAATTCTTTGGGGTCTTGACGCAACACGCTGACCAATCCACGACCTATTTTAGCGGACCCGCTGTTAGAATCAAAGCCGAGTGATTTGAACAAATGCGCCGACGGCGAGGCAAAATGGTTGTCGTTTTGATTCCACCACTCACGCACACGTTGAAAGGGATCCTCGTCTTTTCCCAGGTAAATCAGGATGCCGCCTTTCTTTACCCATTTGGCCAGAATCGAATGATAGTTTTCATCAAGCGGCTTCATATTGCTGTAGGTCATCAGCAATACTTTAATCGATTGCAAGGTTTCGGCAAACGGCAAATTTTCCATTTGCACTATTTTGACCGGAACGCCAAGTTTCAGCAGCGGCAAGGCCATGCCGAAAAAATCAGACAAATCCGGATCGCTATAGTCCGGGAATTGGGGGAAACGTTGGAACATCATAGCATCGGACACTAACACGCCGATGTTCTGATCGCCGTCGATTTGCGATCCTGAGACGGGCATGGCATTCAGCACATTAATCATGATCATGATCTGTGTGGCATATTCTGCGGGTATCGTGGTGCGCACCGTATCGTCCGCTGTCTGATAGGAACCGAAAAAGATACGATCAGGCCAGGGCATGACCTCGTAATGGGCGACTGTTGGATGGAGCAATTGCGCGGTAAAAGTGCTTTCATAATTATGTTTGTAATCCTGCCAGGTATGCTCCGGATCATCTTCGATCGGATCCGTCAGAAAATAGACACGACGCCCGGTGGGCTGCGTCATGGCCGTCATGGCACCGTACTCAAGAAAAGCGGTTTCAAAAGTGCGTTCGGCACGGATTCCTTCATAATAGACCGGACTGCGCGCGGTTCCTGTCCACACCTGTGCGATATAGCCATCCATATCTTTTAGAGCGGCCAAACTGGCCTCCGGGCTGACGATGCCCCACTTGGCATAGTTGATCAGAGAATGCGTGGGTACGAAGGCGGCAATGTTTTTACCCTTGCCGGCGCCATAGGATTTGACAAAGGCGAATACTTCCTTCAATGCCCGTTGATAAAGATGATATTTCAGCTTGGAGGAACGCCAGGCAGCGTCCGCGCTGGTGTGAGGCGCTTGCCAGGGTTCATGGTAATACGCCTGCCACTCTTTCTGAAAAGCCTCACTATAACCTGCACGCGCCCAGAACTCGGGTTCCTCCAAATGAACGGCATCCACTCCTTGATCAATCGCTGTTTTGACTAAACTCTTCAGATAGGCTACATAAGCCAAAGAGGGTACGATATAGGGCACCACACCCTTGTCATGCCAGATGATTTCGCCCTGTTGATCGACTTGACCATCCTGCTGATGCGTCTGGCCGTCAAAGCGTCCCTGAAAATAATCTGCGTAATTGCCCCAGGCCGCACCGGTCATGAAGTGCAATCCATAGCCGTGTTGTCGCCAGCTGGACATCCTTTGGCTGAAAGAGGCGTTCACACCGTAGACAATCGCCACATCGGAGTGAAAATCGACCTCCGGCCGCCAGGGTCCGGCCGTCTGAAAGCAGGTTTTTTCCTGAGCAACAAGCAACCATGGAAGAGAGAGGAAGAGGAAGGAAATCCTAATGTACACGAGAGCCTCCTAAATTGACAAATGGTGTTATGAAAAACAATTGATCGCTCGGGTGAACCGTTTCACGGATGAGCGGATGAATGCCTGTCAGTAATCATCCTTGCAACAGATCATGGCTTTAATAAATTTAATACATC
This sequence is a window from bacterium. Protein-coding genes within it:
- a CDS encoding porin family protein, coding for MKKVLLVLFIIVLAASLVQAADDIRPKCKKGDRSLLFSFNGVSGLLLNGLGSIFGGEGGDGDLAGLQGHPNLNTSTLYSPGVGGLYYMSDYTALRFGIGYANVKNAEDEDGDVTDSNAMMAISAGLQYHIATATAVSIYTGGEFYYGTLSATAEDKDAETESTTSYNGIGVAGLIGAQFYPWKNVSLDMEYQIGYASFSSSGEYTIGDDSDDWKGGSTTVMGISNWGITLNIHF
- a CDS encoding patatin-like phospholipase family protein — encoded protein: MYPTKIAKPIFVVSLADILFLQGCGAAKKQILPASLRQPKIGLVLGGGASRGFAHVGVLRALEQEKIPIDLIVGTSVGSLIGAIYAANPNSFELEWMAFELEKDDIFDFSLLSSRTGPIKGDKLEKFVVKHVKARNIEDMKIPFYAVACDLNTGEPVVFDKGPAEIAVRASSSIPGVFTPLNIKERIVVDGGVIGSVSPETARQKGADIVIVVNIGKNITNYETGNIIQITLQAIDIMGHRIDQYKNKDADVLIEPEVGNVGTMDFSKKKELMLAGIKAGQAAIPAIHKAIEDFKAGRLGQN